The Theobroma cacao cultivar B97-61/B2 chromosome 1, Criollo_cocoa_genome_V2, whole genome shotgun sequence genome contains the following window.
tacattacatataattttttttaataatgaaGTTCCGGTTCGAGTAATAATTCTTTTTCGACATTGACCCTAATTTTGAACCAATTTTTGTCTTATATtcaatgttgaaaaagttATTGATAAATATGATGTAAATAATGTATTGGAAAAAGTAAATagcttaataaaaaaactGATGAATTGCTATTATAatgtaaataaatttataaaaaaattcatcaagtaggaaatgaaatgaaagccATGAAAGGATGAAGAAAGTGCAGCATTACACAAAATTAAACTGATTTTTGAAGAAGGAAATATTTCattggaaaacataaaaaccTAGGTTGGGCTTTCCATATATTCACCTAATTGGGCCGAGTGGGGCCCGTTGGCTGAAATAAAAGGTTGGGcttttcataaataaattcaattggCCGAAACAGGGCCGTGGGCTGAGAATCGTAATTTCCTAGTGAAAGCCCATCTATAAATGGCCGTTAACGAGCCATTTTCCCTAGACAAGCGCGTCGTCCTCTGCCATTAGGGTTTTTCCTGTGTAAACCTCTCGTCGTCTTTGTGTTATTGGGTAGCCTCTCTCACTCCTCAACCATGGCGGAACAGGTTCagatctctctctctctcttagcAATCGGATTCTAGCTCGGTTAAGCTTAATTAGGCATTTGCGAATGCTTCCACTTTGTTATTTATCTGTGTTGCTCTTACTCTTGCTCTGATCTGatctgatttttctttttactttgtaATTTAGACGGAGAAGGCTTTTTTGAAGCAGCCAAAGGTGTTCCTTAGGTAAACTTAACATTCTTCTTTCTGTTAGTTTTTACTTCTTGTTCtggaataattttaataagtcATAGTATTCCTCCTCAGCTCTAAGAAATCTGGGAAAGGAAAGAGGCCTGGAAAGGGCGGGAATCGCTTCTGGAAAAGCATTGGGTTGGGCTTTAAGACACCCAGAGAGGCAATTGAAGGTTGGCTTTGCTATCGCCATTTGTCTCCTTGTTAAGACTACTTGCCTTCATATTAGGATTAAACTTTTCTGTAATGTAATTTGATTTTGCTACGTGATAGAGGTTTTAGCATTTGCATGCGTCCTTGTGTTTGAATATTTGGAGTGGGAAATAACTGTTTTCTGGTAGAGTATCAATAATTAAACTCTCTAGCCTTATTAGGTAGTCGGTTTGGTGATTTGGGAGCTCCTTTCTTTAGAATTTTACTAGTATATTTTTACATTGGAAACTGATTTAGTTACGGGGGCATTTTTTGGATGTCTTCAAATAGAGCTATTTGTTTAGTATGCCCTTTTTTTTGTGGCATTTCTTTAGAAAGTGTGTTTTATGGATCAGATACTATTCCTAGGATACAATGTGAAAACCATGTCTTAATAATCTCCCTGTGTCTTGGGTTAACATGGTTCTGGTGAGCTATCTTTTGCTTTAATCTATGAATGTCTTTGTCTGGAAATCAAACAATGCTCTTAAGAACATTCTTAAATTTTCACGTCTTGCTTTGCATTGTACAGCCATGAGGCTTTCGTATTTTTGATGGTTATCTAGATTTTACCCTTACTAGATACATTTTCCTGTTACCACTATTTCATTCTCTCTATATTATGTTCCAGTTCACTGCCCATTTTACACATGGATTTGTTGAAACTTATATTGGAGGTTTTGCTTTTGCTCAGGAACATATATTGATAAGAAATGCCCATTTACTGGCACTGTTTCTATCAGAGGCCGTATCCTTGCTGGCACTTGCCATAGTGCAAAAATG
Protein-coding sequences here:
- the LOC18614545 gene encoding 40S ribosomal protein S11; the protein is MAEQTEKAFLKQPKVFLSSKKSGKGKRPGKGGNRFWKSIGLGFKTPREAIEGTYIDKKCPFTGTVSIRGRILAGTCHSAKMMRTIIVRRNYLHYIKKYQRYEKRHSNIPAHISPCFRVKEGDHVIIGQCRPLSKTVRFNVLKVIPAGSSGGGKKAFAVM